A window from Mycolicibacterium tokaiense encodes these proteins:
- a CDS encoding NAD(P)H-dependent amine dehydrogenase family protein — MTATIKVLQWTTGNIGRRSLHAIIGRPDLELVGVYAHGADKVGRDAAELAGWPEPTGVLATNDIDALLSLGADACCYNPLWPSVDELVALLSNGVNVCTSAAWITGGKQSPADRERILIACEAGKSTIFGNGAHPGMTNMVGMVLSGSCERVDEIRITESVDCSTYESAGTQSAMGFGQDPETPDLAESVRRESEVFAESAAMMADAIGAQLDRMTFDVQFTAATGDTDLGFMTIPAGTVGSVYGYHRGWVGERNVVSVGFNWTMGDHVVPPKPLEHGHVIQVFGLPNMRTVLHCLPPRDWTEPGFMGLGMIYTAMPVTNAVPAVVAAAPGIATLKDLPPVTGRFMP, encoded by the coding sequence ATGACCGCCACCATCAAGGTCCTGCAGTGGACCACCGGCAACATCGGCCGGCGGTCGCTGCACGCGATCATCGGCCGCCCCGACCTGGAATTGGTCGGGGTGTACGCACACGGTGCGGACAAGGTGGGCCGCGACGCCGCGGAACTGGCCGGCTGGCCCGAGCCGACGGGCGTGCTGGCCACCAACGACATCGATGCGCTGTTGAGTCTGGGCGCCGACGCCTGTTGTTACAACCCGCTGTGGCCCAGCGTCGACGAGCTGGTGGCGCTGCTGTCCAACGGCGTCAACGTGTGCACCAGCGCCGCCTGGATCACCGGGGGCAAGCAGTCACCCGCTGATCGTGAACGCATCCTGATCGCCTGCGAAGCAGGCAAGTCCACCATCTTCGGCAATGGCGCCCACCCGGGCATGACCAACATGGTGGGCATGGTGCTCTCGGGTTCCTGCGAGCGGGTCGACGAGATCCGGATCACCGAATCCGTGGACTGCTCCACCTACGAGTCGGCGGGCACCCAGTCGGCGATGGGATTCGGGCAAGACCCCGAGACCCCAGATCTGGCCGAGAGCGTGCGCCGCGAGAGCGAGGTGTTCGCCGAGTCGGCCGCCATGATGGCTGACGCGATCGGCGCCCAGCTGGATCGGATGACGTTCGACGTGCAGTTCACCGCCGCCACCGGTGACACCGACCTGGGTTTCATGACGATCCCGGCCGGCACGGTGGGTTCGGTGTACGGCTATCACCGGGGCTGGGTCGGTGAGCGCAACGTCGTCAGCGTCGGATTCAACTGGACCATGGGCGATCACGTGGTACCGCCCAAGCCGCTGGAACACGGTCACGTCATCCAGGTGTTCGGCCTGCCCAACATGCGCACCGTGCTGCACTGCCTGCCGCCCCGGGACTGGACCGAGCCCGGCTTCATGGGCCTGGGCATGATCTACACCGCGATGCCGGTGACCAATGCGGTGCCCGCCGTCGTGGCCGCCGCACCGGGCATCGCCACCCTCAAGGACCTGCCACCGGTCACGGGGCGCTTCATGCCGTGA
- a CDS encoding DegV family protein, which yields MAVIVVTDSSARLPAELAQAHGIRVVPLHILVDEEDLRDGVDEIPDDIHERTASTAGATLVELGAAYSHALADSGGDGVLAVHLSSALSSTFGAAQQAAQQFGGKVRVIDSRSTAMGTGFVALAAARAAAEGKGLDEVGAAAEAGVRNSHGFIVVHRLDNLRRSGRIGGAAAWLGTALSLKPLLRIEDGKLVLAQRVRTASKAVMAMQDKVCELIGDGPAELAVHHVADPAAADELASALSSRLPQCATPVVTDLGPVLALHVGAGALAVVVSLPEITA from the coding sequence GGCTCGACTGCCCGCGGAACTGGCGCAGGCGCACGGCATCCGGGTGGTGCCGTTGCACATCCTGGTCGACGAGGAAGACCTGCGCGACGGCGTCGACGAGATCCCCGACGACATCCATGAGCGCACCGCTTCCACCGCGGGTGCCACGCTGGTCGAACTCGGTGCCGCCTACAGCCACGCCCTGGCGGACAGCGGCGGCGACGGGGTGTTGGCGGTGCACCTGTCCTCGGCGCTGTCGAGTACCTTCGGCGCCGCCCAGCAGGCTGCGCAGCAGTTCGGCGGCAAGGTTCGGGTGATCGACTCCCGTTCCACCGCAATGGGAACCGGGTTCGTCGCACTGGCCGCCGCGCGCGCAGCGGCCGAGGGGAAGGGCCTGGACGAGGTGGGGGCGGCCGCCGAAGCCGGGGTGCGCAACAGCCACGGTTTCATCGTGGTGCACCGGTTGGACAACCTGCGCCGCAGCGGGCGCATCGGTGGTGCCGCCGCGTGGCTGGGCACTGCGTTGTCGTTGAAACCGCTGCTGCGCATCGAGGACGGCAAACTGGTGCTGGCCCAACGTGTCCGGACTGCGTCCAAAGCCGTGATGGCGATGCAGGACAAGGTGTGCGAGCTGATCGGTGACGGCCCCGCCGAGCTGGCCGTGCACCACGTGGCCGATCCGGCTGCCGCCGACGAATTGGCGTCCGCGTTGAGTTCCCGCCTGCCGCAGTGCGCGACGCCCGTCGTCACCGACCTCGGGCCGGTGCTGGCGCTGCACGTCGGCGCCGGCGCACTGGCCGTCGTCGTCTCGTTGCCCGAGATCACGGCATGA